The following proteins come from a genomic window of Kitasatospora sp. NBC_01246:
- a CDS encoding ScbR family autoregulator-binding transcription factor, producing the protein MARQARALATRQAVLLAAAEVFDERGYAAATMADILERAGVTKGALYFHFHSKEELALAVIEGQADWLATWRPTSDSPVQTLIDLGYAFAHALLDDPLVRGSIRLTIEHGSFTQPQIEAYQGWSDAARALLEQAREAGDLHPGLDVAAAAGVITGAVTGIQLSSQVLAGRRDLLQRMTDLWTLLLPGLVQPHALARLSVAERGAGGG; encoded by the coding sequence ATGGCCAGGCAGGCCCGGGCACTGGCGACCCGCCAGGCGGTGCTCCTCGCCGCGGCCGAAGTCTTCGACGAACGCGGCTACGCCGCGGCCACCATGGCGGACATCCTGGAGCGGGCCGGCGTCACCAAGGGGGCGCTGTACTTCCACTTCCACTCCAAGGAGGAGCTGGCGCTGGCCGTGATCGAGGGCCAGGCCGACTGGCTCGCCACCTGGCGGCCGACCTCCGACAGCCCGGTGCAGACCCTGATCGACCTGGGGTACGCCTTCGCCCACGCCCTGCTGGACGATCCGCTGGTGCGCGGCAGCATCCGGCTGACGATCGAGCACGGCAGCTTCACCCAGCCGCAGATCGAGGCCTACCAGGGCTGGTCGGACGCGGCACGCGCGCTGCTGGAGCAGGCCCGGGAGGCCGGCGACCTGCACCCGGGCCTGGACGTCGCGGCGGCGGCCGGGGTGATCACCGGGGCGGTGACCGGGATCCAGCTGAGCTCCCAGGTGCTGGCCGGCCGCCGGGACCTCCTCCAGCGGATGACCGACCTCTGGACGCTGCTGCTGCCGGGCCTGGTCCAGCCGCACGCGCTCGCCCGGCTCAGCGTGGCCGAGCGGGGCGCGGGCGGCGGCTGA
- the ccsB gene encoding c-type cytochrome biogenesis protein CcsB yields MHLASAVDPQLADLSNKLIYSAMAVYLIAMFAYMFEWTFGSKGAVAVRSSAQAGLAETVAEAAPAAGSGKKVTVTVASAGGGTTTLTRTALAGEGATVVTSGRGDGEVDGPGAAGTSEKADLSGRIAISLTVLGAMLHAGGVVTRGLSVSRWPWGNMYEFSCAFALAMTVAFLGLLLTKKPVRWLGLPVTLAVLLTLGIAVSVLYTESEQLVPALHSYWLAIHVSTAIICGGALYAAFIATLLYLGKDSFDKRMAAGLAKGPLGTSPSIWRRLPAASTLDKLSYRINALVFPLWTFTIIAGAIWAEAAWGKYWEWDPKETWSFITWVAYACYLHARATAGWRGRKAAYLAVLAFACYLFNYYGVNIFVTGKHSYAGL; encoded by the coding sequence GTGCATCTCGCCTCGGCGGTCGACCCACAGCTGGCCGACCTGTCCAACAAGCTGATCTACTCGGCCATGGCCGTCTACCTGATCGCCATGTTCGCCTACATGTTCGAGTGGACGTTCGGCTCCAAGGGAGCCGTCGCCGTCCGTTCGTCCGCGCAGGCGGGCCTGGCCGAGACCGTCGCCGAGGCCGCGCCCGCGGCCGGGAGCGGCAAGAAGGTGACCGTCACGGTCGCCTCGGCCGGCGGCGGCACCACCACGCTCACCCGCACCGCGCTGGCGGGCGAGGGCGCGACGGTGGTCACCAGCGGGCGCGGCGACGGCGAGGTCGACGGCCCGGGCGCGGCCGGCACCAGCGAGAAGGCCGACCTGTCGGGCCGGATCGCGATCTCGCTCACGGTGCTCGGCGCCATGCTGCACGCGGGCGGCGTGGTCACCCGCGGCCTCTCGGTCTCACGCTGGCCGTGGGGCAACATGTACGAGTTCTCCTGCGCCTTCGCGCTCGCCATGACGGTGGCCTTCCTCGGTCTGCTGCTCACGAAGAAGCCGGTCCGCTGGCTCGGCCTGCCGGTCACCCTGGCGGTGCTGCTGACCCTCGGCATCGCCGTCTCGGTGCTGTACACCGAGTCCGAGCAGCTCGTCCCGGCGCTCCACTCGTACTGGCTGGCGATCCACGTCTCCACCGCGATCATCTGCGGCGGCGCCCTGTACGCGGCGTTCATCGCGACCCTGCTGTACCTCGGCAAGGACTCCTTCGACAAGCGGATGGCGGCCGGCCTGGCCAAGGGCCCGCTCGGCACCTCGCCGTCGATCTGGCGCCGGCTGCCCGCCGCCTCCACGCTCGACAAGCTGTCCTACCGGATCAACGCCCTGGTCTTCCCGCTCTGGACCTTCACCATCATCGCGGGCGCGATCTGGGCCGAGGCCGCCTGGGGCAAGTACTGGGAGTGGGACCCGAAGGAGACCTGGTCGTTCATCACCTGGGTCGCCTACGCCTGCTACCTGCACGCCCGCGCCACGGCGGGCTGGCGGGGCCGCAAGGCCGCGTACCTCGCGGTGCTGGCCTTCGCCTGCTACCTGTTCAACTACTACGGCGTGAACATCTTCGTCACCGGCAAGCACTCGTACGCGGGGCTCTGA
- a CDS encoding ScbA/BarX family gamma-butyrolactone biosynthesis protein: MPLIVDPDAGIPYAHPGPGYDFHERTVSRHLVHRSCVSDVLITGWQSAGPYDFLLGAQWPRLHGFYRLPDDRHHDPLLMAETVRQAGLLIGHVGFGVPRGHHFTLDELCFTLGPAGLDGLAVGAGPASLMLKVGCQDVRMRHGRPASLRVHVEVERDGRPVGHGSGELRVHSPAAYARLRGPGPRPVPSRLSGAPSMRAAALSAPTAPELVGRERSADVVLGASPAPDSWLLRVDPGHPVLFDPAADHVPGMLVLEAARQAAQRLRHPEPVVPVELLSSFDRLIELDRPCLVRAVRESGADGRRVPVRVQLVQDGRTAAECRLLTEPARQEARDTRPAGSGRARGLPLAS; this comes from the coding sequence ATGCCATTGATCGTAGATCCGGACGCCGGCATCCCCTATGCCCACCCCGGTCCCGGCTACGACTTCCACGAGCGGACCGTCTCCCGGCACCTGGTCCACCGCTCCTGCGTCTCCGACGTCCTCATCACGGGCTGGCAGTCGGCCGGCCCCTACGACTTCCTGCTGGGCGCCCAATGGCCGCGGCTGCACGGCTTCTACCGGCTGCCGGACGACCGGCACCACGACCCGCTGCTGATGGCCGAGACCGTCCGCCAGGCCGGTCTGCTGATCGGCCACGTCGGCTTCGGCGTGCCGCGCGGCCACCACTTCACGCTGGACGAACTCTGCTTCACGCTCGGCCCGGCCGGGCTGGACGGGCTCGCCGTGGGCGCCGGACCGGCCTCGCTGATGCTCAAGGTCGGCTGCCAGGACGTCCGGATGCGGCACGGCCGACCGGCCTCGCTGCGGGTGCACGTCGAGGTCGAGCGGGACGGCCGTCCGGTCGGCCACGGCTCCGGAGAGCTACGAGTGCACTCCCCCGCCGCCTACGCCCGGCTGCGCGGTCCGGGGCCCCGGCCGGTGCCTTCCCGACTGTCCGGCGCGCCCTCGATGCGGGCCGCGGCGCTGTCCGCGCCGACCGCGCCCGAACTCGTCGGCCGCGAGCGGTCCGCCGACGTGGTGCTCGGCGCGTCCCCCGCGCCGGACAGCTGGCTGCTGCGGGTGGACCCCGGCCACCCGGTGCTGTTCGACCCGGCGGCTGACCACGTCCCCGGGATGCTGGTGCTGGAGGCCGCCCGGCAGGCCGCCCAGCGGCTGCGGCACCCCGAGCCGGTGGTGCCGGTCGAGCTGCTGTCCTCGTTCGACCGCCTCATCGAGCTGGACCGGCCCTGCCTGGTGCGGGCCGTCCGGGAGAGCGGCGCGGACGGCCGGCGGGTACCGGTCCGGGTCCAGCTGGTCCAGGACGGCCGGACGGCGGCCGAGTGCCGGCTGCTGACCGAGCCGGCCCGGCAGGAGGCCCGGGACACCCGCCCCGCCGGCTCCGGACGCGCGAGGGGCCTGCCGCTCGCCAGCTGA
- a CDS encoding ScbR family autoregulator-binding transcription factor has protein sequence MVKQERAGRTRQAVLLAAAVTFADAGFESASLIDISRRAGVSKGALYFHFVSKQALADGVRAAAGREIGSAALRALRGGGPALQGLIDFTHELARLLREDVVVRAGVQLGQGARGGSDAWHSLTAVVRRLLERAAAAGELRPGLDPRPAAELLTTLAAGLVLLAPEDADRLRPEAVRSLWGAALPALVPGDRCAAYRTCAP, from the coding sequence GTGGTCAAGCAGGAACGCGCGGGTCGGACCAGGCAGGCCGTCCTGCTCGCCGCGGCGGTCACCTTCGCGGACGCGGGGTTCGAGTCCGCCAGCCTGATCGACATCAGCCGCCGGGCGGGCGTCAGCAAGGGCGCGCTCTACTTCCACTTCGTCTCCAAGCAGGCACTCGCCGACGGCGTCCGGGCCGCGGCCGGGCGCGAGATCGGCTCGGCCGCGCTCCGCGCCCTGCGCGGTGGCGGACCGGCCCTCCAGGGCCTGATCGACTTCACGCACGAACTGGCCCGGCTGCTCCGCGAGGACGTCGTGGTCCGGGCCGGAGTCCAGCTCGGCCAGGGCGCCCGGGGCGGCTCGGACGCCTGGCACAGCCTGACCGCCGTGGTCCGGCGGCTGCTGGAGCGCGCGGCGGCGGCCGGCGAGCTGCGCCCGGGGCTGGACCCGCGCCCGGCCGCCGAACTGCTCACCACCCTGGCGGCGGGGCTGGTGCTGCTCGCCCCCGAGGACGCCGACCGGCTCCGCCCGGAGGCGGTGCGGAGCCTGTGGGGAGCGGCGCTGCCCGCGCTGGTCCCGGGGGACCGCTGCGCCGCCTACCGGACCTGCGCGCCGTAG